A region from the Anomaloglossus baeobatrachus isolate aAnoBae1 chromosome 11, aAnoBae1.hap1, whole genome shotgun sequence genome encodes:
- the RNF186 gene encoding E3 ubiquitin-protein ligase RNF186: MEDSVDRHPSGTEMSGTSEGRPSPGAPPSPESETDQQESLHDSAPASPPGGVSCLTDMDCPVCFSRYDVYRLPKELSCKHNFCAACLKLLTCNELGAWRVICPICRAPTPVFGGLVCTLPNQESMMSRLENPKPKVEPSGSPELAVSLDHHGRCDLSDDEPHGNLRMAARRLVILLLILLILLIIILHFLYTGIMKWVLGFTLGVVMIITVLLCINPYCKVRLSSRAESRQKDNEVVSTV; the protein is encoded by the coding sequence ATGGAGGACTCTGTGGACCGCCATCCTAGCGGCACTGAGATGAGTGGGACCTCAGAAGGACGGCCATCTCCTGGTGCACCACCGAGCCCAGAATCGGAGACGGACCAGCAGGAATCTCTCCATGACTCGGCCCCAGCATCACCCCCCGGTGGGGTCTCGTGCCTCACGGACATGGACTGCCCGGTGTGTTTCAGCAGATACGATGTCTATCGGCTTCCCAAGGAGCTGTCCTGCAAACACAACTTCTGCGCCGCCTGCCTGAAACTGCTGACCTGCAATGAGCTGGGCGCCTGGCGGGTCATTTGCCCCATCTGTCGGGCACCTACTCCGGTTTTTGGAGGACTTGTGTGCACTTTGCCAAACCAGGAGTCCATGATGAGCCGGTTGGAGAACCCTAAGCCCAAGGTTGAGCCATCTGGGTCCCCGGAGTTGGCCGTGAGCCTGGACCACCATGGCCGTTGTGACCTGAGTGATGATGAACCTCATGGGAACCTTCGGATGGCGGCGCGGAGGCTCGTCATACTGCTGCTGATTCTGCTCATCCTGCTCATTATCATCCTGCACTTTCTTTACACCGGGATCATGAAGTGGGTTCTGGGGTTCACCCTCGGGGTGGTCATGATCATCACCGTCCTGCTCTGCATCAACCCCTACTGCAAGGTGAGGCTGTCCTCCCGGGCGGAGAGTCGGCAGAAGGACAACGAGGTGGTGTCTACGGTGTGA